A section of the Lineus longissimus chromosome 1, tnLinLong1.2, whole genome shotgun sequence genome encodes:
- the LOC135491493 gene encoding dnaJ homolog subfamily B member 12-like isoform X4 translates to MEGNRDESEKCYKLALKYIQAGDNDKAIRFLEKAERLYPSHKAKDLLNRLSQPNGTASGEQDDESDGKPGENNADNLRSRFASQSRQNSTASNMSNASDKSEKDSTANHTSPGDKSHKVEKNYTQDQLVAVRKIKKCKDYYEVLGVARDATEDDLKKAYKKLALKFHPDKNKAPGSSDAFKAIGNAFSVLSDTEKRRRYDLYGEEESRSSGHRHSHGGYYENDYTRGGFESDISAEELFNMFFGGGFPSASNVYVNRMHPQHRRQGHNRGSAEEGSYMLLIQLAPILMLVLMSFLGSFFVADPSYSLHSSTKYTNERKTANLGIKYFVKQDFNTYYKGSINKVEREVEHEYIQNMREHCYRERSLKEATLWRARNFNDVKLYERAQQMKTPNCDALERIYS, encoded by the exons ATGGAGGGCAACAgagatgaaagtgaaaaatgttaCAAATTAGCTCTAAAATACATCCAAGCGGGAGACAATGATAAAGCAATTAGGTTTTTAGAGAAAGCAGAAAGACTGTATCCTTCACATAAAGCCAAAG ATTTATTAAACCGTTTAAGTCAACCTAATGGGACTGCAAGCGGAGAACAAGATGACGAATCTGATGGAAAACCAGGAGAAAATAATGCAGACAATTTAAGAAGTCGTTTTGCCTCACAATCTAGACAGAATTCCAcagcatcaaacatgtcaaatgcctCAGATAAATCTGAAAAAGACAGTACTGCTAATCACACCTCTCCTGGGGATAAATCACATAAAGTTGAAAAGAATTATACACAGGATCAGTTGGTTGCAGTTAGAAA AATTAAGAAGTGCAAGGATTACTATGAAGTGTTAGGTGTAGCACGGGACGCCACAGAAGACGACTTGAAAAAGGCATATAAAAAACTTGCTTTGAAGTTCCATCCAGACAAGAATAAGGCACCGGGCTCATCAGATGCATTTAAAG CTATTGGTAATGCATTCTCTGTGTTAAGTGATACAGAAAAAAGGCGTAGATATGATCTCTATGGTGAGGAGGAATCAAGGTCGTCTGGCCATCGACATAGTCATGGTGGTTACTATGAGAATGATTATACACGAGGTGGATTTGAGA GTGATATTTCAGCTGAAGAATTATTTAATATGTTCTTCGGCGGAGGTTTCCCATCAG CATCTAATGTCTACGTGAACCGAATGCATCCACAGCATAGACGACAGGGTCACAATAGAGGTTCAGCAGAAGAG GGTAGCTATATGTTACTTATTCAACTTGCCCCGATACTAATGCTAGTCCTGATGTCCTTCTTGGGAAGTTTCTTCGTAGCAGATCCTTCATACAGTTTACACAGTTCAAC aaaatacACTAATGAAAGAAAAACGGCCAACCTTGGAATCAAATATTTCGTGAAGCAAGATTTTAACACTTATTATAAAGGCAGTATTAATAAAGTAGAAAGAGAAGTCGAACACGAATATATACAAAATATGAGGGAGCACTGCTATAGGGAGAGAAGTTTAA AGGAAGCAACCTTATGGCGAGCCCGAAACTTCAATGATGTCAAGCTTTACGAACGAGCCCAGCAAATGAAAACGCCAAACTGTGATGCTTTAGAACGGATTTATTCTTGA
- the LOC135491493 gene encoding dnaJ homolog subfamily B member 14-like isoform X2: MEGNRDESEKCYKLALKYIQAGDNDKAIRFLEKAERLYPSHKAKDLLNRLSQPNGTASGEQDDESDGKPGENNADNLRSRFASQSRQNSTASNMSNASDKSEKDSTANHTSPGDKSHKVEKNYTQDQLVAVRKIKKCKDYYEVLGVARDATEDDLKKAYKKLALKFHPDKNKAPGSSDAFKAIGNAFSVLSDTEKRRRYDLYGEEESRSSGHRHSHGGYYENDYTRGGFESDISAEELFNMFFGGGFPSASNVYVNRMHPQHRRQGHNRGSAEEHTTRQRNGSYMLLIQLAPILMLVLMSFLGSFFVADPSYSLHSSTKYTNERKTANLGIKYFVKQDFNTYYKGSINKVEREVEHEYIQNMREHCYRERSLKEATLWRARNFNDVKLYERAQQMKTPNCDALERIYS, encoded by the exons ATGGAGGGCAACAgagatgaaagtgaaaaatgttaCAAATTAGCTCTAAAATACATCCAAGCGGGAGACAATGATAAAGCAATTAGGTTTTTAGAGAAAGCAGAAAGACTGTATCCTTCACATAAAGCCAAAG ATTTATTAAACCGTTTAAGTCAACCTAATGGGACTGCAAGCGGAGAACAAGATGACGAATCTGATGGAAAACCAGGAGAAAATAATGCAGACAATTTAAGAAGTCGTTTTGCCTCACAATCTAGACAGAATTCCAcagcatcaaacatgtcaaatgcctCAGATAAATCTGAAAAAGACAGTACTGCTAATCACACCTCTCCTGGGGATAAATCACATAAAGTTGAAAAGAATTATACACAGGATCAGTTGGTTGCAGTTAGAAA AATTAAGAAGTGCAAGGATTACTATGAAGTGTTAGGTGTAGCACGGGACGCCACAGAAGACGACTTGAAAAAGGCATATAAAAAACTTGCTTTGAAGTTCCATCCAGACAAGAATAAGGCACCGGGCTCATCAGATGCATTTAAAG CTATTGGTAATGCATTCTCTGTGTTAAGTGATACAGAAAAAAGGCGTAGATATGATCTCTATGGTGAGGAGGAATCAAGGTCGTCTGGCCATCGACATAGTCATGGTGGTTACTATGAGAATGATTATACACGAGGTGGATTTGAGA GTGATATTTCAGCTGAAGAATTATTTAATATGTTCTTCGGCGGAGGTTTCCCATCAG CATCTAATGTCTACGTGAACCGAATGCATCCACAGCATAGACGACAGGGTCACAATAGAGGTTCAGCAGAAGAG CATACTACACGGCAGAGAAAT GGTAGCTATATGTTACTTATTCAACTTGCCCCGATACTAATGCTAGTCCTGATGTCCTTCTTGGGAAGTTTCTTCGTAGCAGATCCTTCATACAGTTTACACAGTTCAAC aaaatacACTAATGAAAGAAAAACGGCCAACCTTGGAATCAAATATTTCGTGAAGCAAGATTTTAACACTTATTATAAAGGCAGTATTAATAAAGTAGAAAGAGAAGTCGAACACGAATATATACAAAATATGAGGGAGCACTGCTATAGGGAGAGAAGTTTAA AGGAAGCAACCTTATGGCGAGCCCGAAACTTCAATGATGTCAAGCTTTACGAACGAGCCCAGCAAATGAAAACGCCAAACTGTGATGCTTTAGAACGGATTTATTCTTGA
- the LOC135496225 gene encoding bolA-like protein DDB_G0274169, with the protein MNRAIGQLLRIQALVDSGQILARSMSTMNPVETSIREKLSLELQPVHLDVMNESYMHNVPKGSESHFKVVVVSEKFTGLPLIKRHRLVNHVLQEELEKTVHALSITAKTPEQWENSNQTVHKSPPCRGGAGK; encoded by the exons ATGAATCGAG CAATCGGACAGCTCCTTAGAATACAAGCTCTTGTGGACTCGGGTCAAATCCTTGCGAGAAGCATGTCAACG ATGAATCCAGTAGAGACCAGTATACGGGAAAAGTTAAGTCTGGAGTTACAGCCTGTGCACCTCGATGTGATGAATGAGAGTTACATGCACAATGTACCAAAAG GATCAGAAAGCCATTTTAAAGTTGTGGTTGTTTCAGAAAAATTCACTGGGCTCCCTTTAATCAAA AGACACCGACTGGTCAACCATGTGCTACAGGAAGAGCTAGAGAAAACTGTTCATGCATTATCAATTACT GCTAAGACACCAGAACAATGGGAAAATTCAAACCAAACAGTTCACAAATCGCCACCTTGTCGAGGAGGAGCAGGCAAATAG
- the LOC135496067 gene encoding agmatinase, mitochondrial-like codes for MPKNHQPNNQLQNSGKNLLEMLSRYFRGSASRLCTRLVRQFSSKTLNTPPTANDLCRPAGIASMMRLPYQDTSKGLDACFIGIPLDTGTTNRPGTRFGPRQIRTESVLLRPVNQATGAAPFESLMVADCGDVHVNLYHLPKACDRITEHYIKLIKNSCKPLTLGGDHTVTYPILKAIKEQHGPVGLIHIDAHLDTTDLQDDERITHGTTFRRAFDDNCLDPKRVWQIGIRGSGNTSDDYTWSREQGFHVIPATDCWHKSLTPLINDIKKEMGDGPCYISFDIDALDPAHAPGTGTPEIGGLTSIQALELIRGCKGLNVVGADVVEVSPPFDNNGTTALVGANLLFEMLCILPGVKYYPRP; via the exons ATGCCGAAGAACCATCAACCCAACAACCAATTACAAAACTCAGGAAAAAATCTTCTGGAAATGTTGTCAAGATATTTTAGAGGGTCAGCTTCCCGCCTTTGCACCCGCTTAGTGAGGCAGTTCAGTTCGAAGACCTTGAACACTCCTCCAACTGCAAATGACTTGTGTCGGCCGGCTGGTATCGCATCCATGATGAGGCTCCCATATCAAGACACATCAAAGG GTCTGGATGCTTGTTTCATTGGTATTCCTCTTGACACTGGGACAACCAACAGACCTGGGACCCGGTTTGGCCCTCGACAAATAAGAACAGAATCGGTGCTTCTACGCCCAGTCAACCAGGCTACAG GTGCTGCCCCATTTGAGTCCCTGATGGTCGCAGATTGTGGTGATGTGCATGTCAACCTTTATCATCTTCCAAAGGCCTGCGATAGGATAACAGAGCATTACATCAAACTGATCAAGAATAGTTGTAAGCCGCTGACGCTTGGTGGTGACCACACTGTCACCTATCCCATCCTAAAAGCAATCAAG GAGCAACATGGACCTGTAGGGTTAATTCACATCGATGCTCATCTTGATACAACTGACCTACAAGACGACGAGAGGATCACGCATGGCACAACCTTCAGGCGGGCATTCGATGACAACTGTCTTGACCCTAAGAGAGTTTGGCAGATTGGAATCCGTGGAAGTGGAAATACATCGGATGACTACACTTGGAGTCGTGAACAG GGCTTCCATGTGATTCCTGCTACAGATTGCTGGCACAAATCTTTAACCCCCCTCATTAACGATATCAAGAAAGAGATGGGAGATGGACCGTGCTACATTTCCTTTGATATAGATGCGCTTGATCCTGCGCATGCTCCTGGGACAG GTACTCCTGAAATTGGAGGTCTGACATCCATACAAGCTCTGGAATTAATCCGAGGGTGCAAGGGTCTAAATGTTGtcggtgctgatgttgtagag GTATCGCCTCCTTTTGACAATAATGGTACCACAGCCTTGGTAGGAGCAAACCTACTCTTTGAGATGCTGTGTATCCTGCCAGGAGTAAAGTATTATCCAAGACCATAG
- the LOC135491510 gene encoding ribosome biogenesis protein BMS1 homolog — MEEDSSRKGHRKRHAGPKAEKKKAKNKHEQDLTARQRNPKAFAIQSVNKTERLVRRSLDVQVKKHHIPVVDRTPLEPPPICVAIVGPPKVGKTTLMNCLIKSFTKTKLSNIQGPVTIVSGKKRRITFIECNNDINAMIDIAKIADLVLLLVDASFGFEMETFEFLNICQVHGFPKIMGVLTHLDMFRNNKHLRKTKKRLKHRFWTEIYQGAKLFYLSGMVNGEYQKTEIHNLGRFISVMKFRPLQWRTTHPYIIADRYEDVTDPEAIRQDAKCDRKICLYGYVRGTHFKNHSSVHIPGCGDFSIKDMSFLPDPCPLPQAMKKRNLNEKERLIYAPMSGVGGIVYDKDAVYIDLGGSHHTEKEHQKSNRPADELMTSLIGAKQPLDYKMAASEVSLFSNTAPLKAEDVDMSNTDMPSEEQVFSNGRVRRRALPGDDVEDSGNEEEEGSDSDSEDDESGDDDDDNDDDDDDEGEYTIEPQAKKSKKEEELVFADSDDDLEDGLDLHSPSVKKRTTVVVDMRSSDENEDRDDDDESSDGDDDSDSDAVDKSDGDSSENSDDEHPAKTVKEKGKLKSKPGSNSMTIVSKVGDVYKKDTEAESDDSEEDEDENSGDESEYSRDKDQSSDEGMDTGGDSGFNVHEESDESGDEDSQLRWKDNLAGKASDAFHRRQMSTTNWRKMVYGKESTDQEEKDDENNDIGGLFKLPKKVNKKPKGSVDGLDTTKHHAASLQESDLEEVRELIKDCFVTGKWDKSEDAKTLLDADADDEVYGDFEDLETGEVHEGKDSESSEEEKEEPKKDEIPLTREEARAKKIQEKRLERKRKLKTMFDSEYDEAEGSSSYFDELKASLNEQAQLNKGEFEALDDTLRVQYEGFRPGMYARVEIDSMPCEFITNFDATYPVILGGLLNVEETIGLLQVRFKKHRWHKKILKTRDPLIVSLGWRRFQTIPLYTIQDHNMRNRLLKYTPEHLHCHAALWGPMTPQNTGILAVQTVSGGVPGFRIAATGVVLELDKSFTIVKKLKLTGTPQKIYKKTAFIEGMFNSNLEVSKFEGAGVRTVSGIRGMIKKAAKVPPGAFRATFEDKILLSDIVFLRTWYQIQVPNFYNPVTTMLLPKDLKNQWQGMKTTGQLRREKGVKGNYNPDSLYKPIERREKTFRPLSIPNALQRNLPFKDKPKIPSKAVDLVQSQRVAVIREPKERKVAQLMKMLKTLNTQKIKQRRAEMKQRVGKHKKEMAKIEKTREEKLKEGKKELFRELGKLEQKKRRMRKD; from the exons ATGGAAGAAGATAGCAGCCGAAAAGGTCATCGCAAGCGACATGCAGGACCAAAAGCAGAGAAGAAGAAGGCAAAGAATAAACATGAGCAAGATTTAACTGCCAGACAGAGGAACCCAAAGGCATTTGCAATCCAGTCTGTCAATAAAACAGAGAGGCTTGTGAGAAG GTCATTGGACGTTCAGGTCAAGAAGCACCATATTCCAGTTGTTGATCGGACCCCTCTAGAACCGCCACCAATATGTGTTGCAATAGTTGGACCGCCCAAGGTGGGCAAAACTACGCTGATGAACTGCCTGATCAAGAGTTTTACCAAAACAAAGTTATCCAATATCCAGGGTCCTGTCACTATTGTGTCTG GTAAGAAGAGGCGAATAACCTTTATCGAGTGTAACAATGACATCAATGCTATGATTGATATTGCCAAGATAGCTGACCTG gTTCTGCTTCTTGTGGATGCCAGTTTTGGTTTTGAAATGGAGACATTTGAATTCCTGAATATCTGCCAGGTGCATGGGTTCCCAAAGATCATGGGTGTCCTGACTCATCTGGACATGTTCAGGAACAACAAACATTTGCGTAAAACAAAAAAACGACTAAAACACAGATTTTGGACTGAAATATATCAG GGTGCCAAACTTTTCTACCTGTCTGGAATGGTGAATGGAGAATACCAGAAAACTGAGATCCATAATCTTGGACGGTTCATATCAGTGATGAAGTTCCGTCCCCTGCAGTGGCGAACCACTCATCCCTATATCATTGCTGACAG ATATGAGGATGTCACAGACCCTGAAGCTATAAGACAAGATGCGAAGTGTGACAGAAAGATTTGTCTCTACGGTTACGTCAGGGGCACGCATTTCAAGAATCATAGCAGTGTTCACATTCCTG GCTGTGGTGATTTCAGCATCAAGGACATGAGTTTCCTCCCTGATCCATGCCCCTTGCCCCAGGCAATGAAGAAGAGGAACCTCAATGAGAAGGAACGTTTAATCTATGCCCCTATGTCCGGTGTGGGTGGCATTGTTTATGACAAGGATGCAGTCTATATTGATCTTGGTGGGAGCCATCATACTGAGAAGGAGCATCAAAAG tCTAACAGACCTGCAGATGAGTTGATGACTTCTTTGATTGGCGCTAAACAACCCTTAGACTACAAAATGGCGGCCAGTGAAGTGTCACTGTTCTCAAACACGGCACCACTCAAAGCTGAAGATGTAGATAT GTCAAATACAGATATGCCATCTGAAGAACAAGTTTTTTCCAATGGCCGAGTTCGGCGCAGGGCTCTCCCTGGCGATGATGTTGAAGATAGTGGAAATGAAGAAGAGGAAGGAAGCGATTCA GATTCTGAAGATGACGAgtctggtgatgatgatgatgacaatgatgatgatgatgatgatgaaggagAGTACACGATTGAACCACAAGCCAAGAAGTCCAAAAAGGAAGAAGAATTGGTGTTTGCGGACAGTGATGATGACCTAGAGGATGGGTTAGATTTACATTCTCCCTCAGTGAAGAAACGGACTACCGTTGTGGTTGATATGAGGTCTAGTGATGAGAATGAGGAcagggatgatgatgatgaaagtagtgatggtgatgatgacagtGATAGTGATGCTGTTGATAAAAGCGATGGTGATTCATCTGAAAATTCGGATGATGAACATCCTGCAAAAACTGTGAAGGAAAAAGGGAAATTGAAATCAAAACCTGGTTCTAATAGTATGACTATAGTTAGCAAAGTTGGGGATGTTTACAAGAAAGATACTGAGGCTGAAAGTGATGATTCtgaggaggatgaggatgaAAACTCTGGTGACGAAAGTGAATATTCTCGTGATAAAGACCAGAGTTCTGATGAGGGGATGGATACTGGTGGGGATAGTGGATTCAACGTGCATGAGGAGTCCGACGAATCTGGAGACGAGGACAGCCAACTGAGATGGAAAGACAATTTGGCGGGAAAAGCTTCCGATGCTTTCCATAGGCGACAGATGAGCACTACTAACTGGAGGAAGATGGTTTATGGAAAAG AAAGTACCGATCAGGAAGAAAAAGACGATGAGAACAACGATATAGGTGGATTGTTCAAGCTCCCCAAGAAAGTCAACAAGAAGCCCAAAGGTTCGGTAGACGGCCTGGATACTACCAAGCATCATGCTGCCAGTCTACAGGAGTCGGACTTGGAAGAAGTGAGGGAATTGATCAAGGATTGTTTCGTGACTGGAAAGTGGGATAAAAGTGAAGATGCGAAAACTCTCTTGGATGCAGATGCAGATG ATGAAGTTTATGGTGACTTTGAAGATCTCGAGACGGGTGAAGTGCACGAAGGCAAAGACAGTGAGAGTAGTGAGGAAGAGAAGGAGGAGCCAAAGAAAGATG AAATTCCACTGACAAGGGAAGAAGCCAGAGCCAAGAAAATTCAAGAGAAGCGACTAGAGAGGAAGAGAAAGTTAAAGACAATGTTTGACAGTGAATATGACGAGGCGGAGGGCTCATCTTCATATTTTGATGAGCTCAAGGCTTCACTGAATGAACAGGCACAG TTAAACAAAGGCGAATTTGAAGCACTAGATGATACATTACGAGTACAGTATGAGGGATTTCGCCCTGGCATGTATGCCCGAGTTGAAATCGATTCCATGCCGTGTGAATTCATCACTAACTTTGATGCCACCTATCCAGTCATTCTAGGTGGACTGCTGAATGTAGAGGAAACTATTGGTCTACTCCAG GTTAGGTTCAAGAAACATCGCTGGCACAAGAAGATCTTAAAGACACGTGATCCATTGATCGTCTCATTGGGTTGGAGGCGATTCCAAACGATACCTCTGTATACAATCCAGGATCACAACATGAGGAATCGTCTGCTCAAGTATACGCCAGAACATCTTCACTGTCATGCTGCCTTGTGGG GTCCCATGACCCCGCAGAATACTGGTATTTTGGCAGTGCAGACAGTGTCAGGTGGAGTG CCTGGTTTTAGAATAGCTGCCACGGGAGTCGTTCTGGAGTTGGACAAATCGTTCACTATTGTCAAAAAGCTCAAACTCACCGGAACTCCACAAAAAATCTACAAGAAGACTGCATTTATTGAGGGCATGTTCAATTCAAATCTAGAAGTCAGTAAATTTGAAGGAGCAGGTGTCAGAACGGTTAGCGGGATCCGTGGCATGATCAAGAAGGCTGCGAAGGTTCCTCCTGGTGCTTTTAGGGCAACATTCGAAGACAAGATATTGTTGAGTG ATATTGTCTTTCTACGAACGTGGTACCAAATACAAGTGCCCAACTTCTACAACCCGGTAACCACCATGTTGCTTCCCAAGGACCTGAAGAACCAGTGGCAGGGCATGAAGACGACTGGCCAACTCAGGAGGGAGAAGGGCGTGAAGGGAAATTACAACCCTGATTCTCTCTACAAG CCTATCGAGCGTAGGGAGAAGACATTCCGTCCCCTGTCCATTCCCAATGCTCTCCAGAGGAATCTTCCCTTCAAAGACAAGCCAAAGATTCCCAGCAAGGCAGTGGACCTGGTCCAGAGCCAGCGGGTAGCAGTTATCAGGGAGCCTAAGGAAAGAAAG GTTGCACAACTGATGAAGATGCTGAAGACGCTCAACACGCAGAAGATAAAACAGCGGAGAGCCGAGATGAAACAACGCGTTGGGAAACACAAGAAAGAGATGGCTAAGATTGAGAAGACTCGGGAGGAGAAATTGAAAGAAGGGAAGAAGGAACTCTTTAGAGAACTTGGAAAGTTAGAACAGAAAAAACGGAGAATGCGCAAGGATTAG
- the LOC135491493 gene encoding dnaJ homolog subfamily B member 12-like isoform X3: protein MEGNRDESEKCYKLALKYIQAGDNDKAIRFLEKAERLYPSHKAKDLLNRLSQPNGTASGEQDDESDGKPGENNADNLRSRFASQSRQNSTASNMSNASDKSEKDSTANHTSPGDKSHKVEKNYTQDQLVAVRKIKKCKDYYEVLGVARDATEDDLKKAYKKLALKFHPDKNKAPGSSDAFKAIGNAFSVLSDTEKRRRYDLYGEEESRSSGHRHSHGGYYENDYTRGGFESDISAEELFNMFFGGGFPSASNVYVNRMHPQHRRQGHNRGSAEEGGGDGWGSYMLLIQLAPILMLVLMSFLGSFFVADPSYSLHSSTKYTNERKTANLGIKYFVKQDFNTYYKGSINKVEREVEHEYIQNMREHCYRERSLKEATLWRARNFNDVKLYERAQQMKTPNCDALERIYS from the exons ATGGAGGGCAACAgagatgaaagtgaaaaatgttaCAAATTAGCTCTAAAATACATCCAAGCGGGAGACAATGATAAAGCAATTAGGTTTTTAGAGAAAGCAGAAAGACTGTATCCTTCACATAAAGCCAAAG ATTTATTAAACCGTTTAAGTCAACCTAATGGGACTGCAAGCGGAGAACAAGATGACGAATCTGATGGAAAACCAGGAGAAAATAATGCAGACAATTTAAGAAGTCGTTTTGCCTCACAATCTAGACAGAATTCCAcagcatcaaacatgtcaaatgcctCAGATAAATCTGAAAAAGACAGTACTGCTAATCACACCTCTCCTGGGGATAAATCACATAAAGTTGAAAAGAATTATACACAGGATCAGTTGGTTGCAGTTAGAAA AATTAAGAAGTGCAAGGATTACTATGAAGTGTTAGGTGTAGCACGGGACGCCACAGAAGACGACTTGAAAAAGGCATATAAAAAACTTGCTTTGAAGTTCCATCCAGACAAGAATAAGGCACCGGGCTCATCAGATGCATTTAAAG CTATTGGTAATGCATTCTCTGTGTTAAGTGATACAGAAAAAAGGCGTAGATATGATCTCTATGGTGAGGAGGAATCAAGGTCGTCTGGCCATCGACATAGTCATGGTGGTTACTATGAGAATGATTATACACGAGGTGGATTTGAGA GTGATATTTCAGCTGAAGAATTATTTAATATGTTCTTCGGCGGAGGTTTCCCATCAG CATCTAATGTCTACGTGAACCGAATGCATCCACAGCATAGACGACAGGGTCACAATAGAGGTTCAGCAGAAGAG GGTGGTGGTGATGGTTGG GGTAGCTATATGTTACTTATTCAACTTGCCCCGATACTAATGCTAGTCCTGATGTCCTTCTTGGGAAGTTTCTTCGTAGCAGATCCTTCATACAGTTTACACAGTTCAAC aaaatacACTAATGAAAGAAAAACGGCCAACCTTGGAATCAAATATTTCGTGAAGCAAGATTTTAACACTTATTATAAAGGCAGTATTAATAAAGTAGAAAGAGAAGTCGAACACGAATATATACAAAATATGAGGGAGCACTGCTATAGGGAGAGAAGTTTAA AGGAAGCAACCTTATGGCGAGCCCGAAACTTCAATGATGTCAAGCTTTACGAACGAGCCCAGCAAATGAAAACGCCAAACTGTGATGCTTTAGAACGGATTTATTCTTGA
- the LOC135491493 gene encoding dnaJ homolog subfamily B member 12-like isoform X1 gives MEGNRDESEKCYKLALKYIQAGDNDKAIRFLEKAERLYPSHKAKDLLNRLSQPNGTASGEQDDESDGKPGENNADNLRSRFASQSRQNSTASNMSNASDKSEKDSTANHTSPGDKSHKVEKNYTQDQLVAVRKIKKCKDYYEVLGVARDATEDDLKKAYKKLALKFHPDKNKAPGSSDAFKAIGNAFSVLSDTEKRRRYDLYGEEESRSSGHRHSHGGYYENDYTRGGFESDISAEELFNMFFGGGFPSASNVYVNRMHPQHRRQGHNRGSAEEVRRTRTFHRVRRTDIAGSYMLLIQLAPILMLVLMSFLGSFFVADPSYSLHSSTKYTNERKTANLGIKYFVKQDFNTYYKGSINKVEREVEHEYIQNMREHCYRERSLKEATLWRARNFNDVKLYERAQQMKTPNCDALERIYS, from the exons ATGGAGGGCAACAgagatgaaagtgaaaaatgttaCAAATTAGCTCTAAAATACATCCAAGCGGGAGACAATGATAAAGCAATTAGGTTTTTAGAGAAAGCAGAAAGACTGTATCCTTCACATAAAGCCAAAG ATTTATTAAACCGTTTAAGTCAACCTAATGGGACTGCAAGCGGAGAACAAGATGACGAATCTGATGGAAAACCAGGAGAAAATAATGCAGACAATTTAAGAAGTCGTTTTGCCTCACAATCTAGACAGAATTCCAcagcatcaaacatgtcaaatgcctCAGATAAATCTGAAAAAGACAGTACTGCTAATCACACCTCTCCTGGGGATAAATCACATAAAGTTGAAAAGAATTATACACAGGATCAGTTGGTTGCAGTTAGAAA AATTAAGAAGTGCAAGGATTACTATGAAGTGTTAGGTGTAGCACGGGACGCCACAGAAGACGACTTGAAAAAGGCATATAAAAAACTTGCTTTGAAGTTCCATCCAGACAAGAATAAGGCACCGGGCTCATCAGATGCATTTAAAG CTATTGGTAATGCATTCTCTGTGTTAAGTGATACAGAAAAAAGGCGTAGATATGATCTCTATGGTGAGGAGGAATCAAGGTCGTCTGGCCATCGACATAGTCATGGTGGTTACTATGAGAATGATTATACACGAGGTGGATTTGAGA GTGATATTTCAGCTGAAGAATTATTTAATATGTTCTTCGGCGGAGGTTTCCCATCAG CATCTAATGTCTACGTGAACCGAATGCATCCACAGCATAGACGACAGGGTCACAATAGAGGTTCAGCAGAAGAGGTAAGGAGAACTCGTACTTTTCACCGAGTTCGAAGAACGGACATTGCA GGTAGCTATATGTTACTTATTCAACTTGCCCCGATACTAATGCTAGTCCTGATGTCCTTCTTGGGAAGTTTCTTCGTAGCAGATCCTTCATACAGTTTACACAGTTCAAC aaaatacACTAATGAAAGAAAAACGGCCAACCTTGGAATCAAATATTTCGTGAAGCAAGATTTTAACACTTATTATAAAGGCAGTATTAATAAAGTAGAAAGAGAAGTCGAACACGAATATATACAAAATATGAGGGAGCACTGCTATAGGGAGAGAAGTTTAA AGGAAGCAACCTTATGGCGAGCCCGAAACTTCAATGATGTCAAGCTTTACGAACGAGCCCAGCAAATGAAAACGCCAAACTGTGATGCTTTAGAACGGATTTATTCTTGA